The following coding sequences are from one Canis lupus dingo isolate Sandy chromosome 21, ASM325472v2, whole genome shotgun sequence window:
- the LOC112667636 gene encoding LOW QUALITY PROTEIN: ribose-phosphate pyrophosphokinase 2-like (The sequence of the model RefSeq protein was modified relative to this genomic sequence to represent the inferred CDS: inserted 2 bases in 1 codon), translating into MPNVVLFSSSSHQDLSQRVADQLGLELGKVVTKKFSNQETSVEISESVRGEDVYIIQSGCGEINDNLMELLVMINACKIASSSRVTAIILCFPYARQDKKDKSRAPISAKLVANMLWVAGADHIITMDLHASQIQGFFDTPVENLYAEPAVLQWIRENVAEWRNCIIVSPDAGGAKRVTSIADRLDVEFALIHKEREKANEVDRMVLVGDVKDRVAILVDDMADTCGTICHAADKLLSAGATKXIFSGPAISRINNAAFEAVVVTNTIPQEDKMKHCPKIQVIDISMILAEASRRTHNGESVSYLFSHDPL; encoded by the exons ATGCCCAACGTCGTGCTCTTCAGCAGTAGCTCGCACCAGGACCTGTCCCAGCGCGTGGCCGACCAGCTGGGCCTGGAACTGGGCAAGGTGGTCACTAAGAAGTTCAGCAACCAGGAGACCAGCGTCGAGATCAGTGAAAGCGTGAGGGGCGAAGATGTCTACATCATCCAGAGTGGCTGTGGAGAAATCAATGACAACCTGATGGAGCTCCTTGTCATGATCAACGCCTGCAAGATCGCGTCATCATCCAGGGTGACTGCCATAATCCTGTGTTTTCCATACGCCCGACAGGATAAGAAGGACAAGAGCCGAGCTCCGATTTCTGCGAAACTTGTGGCCAATATGCTCTGGGTCGCTGGGGCCGATCACATCATCACCATGGACCTGCATGCTTCTCAGATCCAGGGCTTCTTTGACACCCCGGTGGAAAACCTGTACGCGGAGCCCGCCGTCCTGCAGTGGATCCGAGAGAACGTTGCTGAGTGGAGGAACTGTATCATTGTCTCGCCCGACGCCGGGGGAGCCAAGAGGGTCACGTCGATTGCAGACAGGTTGGATGTGGAATTCGCCTTGATtcacaaagagagggagaaagcaaatgAAGTGGACCGGATGGTTCTGGTGGGCGACGTGAAGGACCGCGTGGCTATCCTCGTGGACGACATGGCTGACACCTGTGGCACCATCTGCCACGCCGCGGACAAGCTGCTCTCCGCCGGAGCCACCAA GATCTTCTCTGGGCCAGCTATTTCCAGAATAAACAACGCCGCCTTTGAGGCTGTTGTCGTCACAAACACCATTCCGCAAGAGGACAAAATGAAACACTGTCCCAAGATTCAGGTCATTGATATCTCGATGATCTTGGCAGAGGCGAGCCGAAGAACGCACAACGGTGAATCCGTGTCCTACCTGTTCAGCCACGACCCGCTATAG